A region of Vespula vulgaris chromosome 1, iyVesVulg1.1, whole genome shotgun sequence DNA encodes the following proteins:
- the LOC127062956 gene encoding uncharacterized protein LOC127062956 isoform X16: MWRIICLITTFLTFGYGFSDPSDNTSEAFPLEYELEIQDSYTFHLFKCEEVGNFPHPLNCKLFYECSLYKHGRYRRFLRKCKIGFVFSTNLGKCTYPQESGRPECSGKGILTTPSRPTKHPSSKITKVPTHRTTTRKNKTHLKTTILPTLPPKIECLAEGFMAHPTDCAKYYVCISRINNTFQVFEMKCKLGTIWDREKEICSHRWKVRNPRCGPYITDEPTTRSTEDVTKATQHSTHKLITEILTSTSIQQTTGLTTGTVTQTSAHSVSTEATVTIPPSSTDARTDKSTEPVTQTTELTPKSMTETITHSSVKPSTILPTSPSTKVITETRSPSSAESSTDLLVGTSTESLTETADVSTSTPVTQKGSSSSEKSSTDRASSTKIDPSSVEPSTKSLTSTSTPVGTLTAKSSTLTTVTEAVTSSSIKPATDLLVGTSTESVTGTSGLSTSTQENETVRPSSVEPSTDLLTSTSTPAGTVTVEHSTLPPVTQTVTSSSDKSSTDLLVGTTTESVSKTSGLSTSTSENETVRPSSIEPSTDLLTSTNVPPSTVTAEHTTRTSEKETTEHTTVDPSTKIIVVTSTIIVTENPQHPTNTTENETVSPSSVEPSTDLLTSTSTPRGSVTVEHSTLPPVTQTVTSSSVKSSTDLPVGPTTETITETTGLSSSTPESETVRPSSREPSTELSTSTNTPRGTVTVEHSTLPPVTQTVTSSSAATSTDLTVGPTTETITKTTGLSSSTPESETVRPSSREPSTELSTSTNTPRGTVTVEHSTLPQVTQTATSSSVKSSTDLLVGTTTESVTGTTGLSSSTSEKETVRSSSVEPSTDLLTSTSTPRGSVTVEHSTLPPVTQTVTSSSVKSSTDLPVGPTTETITETTGLSSSTPESETVRPSSREPSTELSTSTNTPRGTVTVEHSTLPPVTQTVTSSSVKSSTDLLVGTTTESVTGTTGLSSSTSEKETVRPSSVEPSTDLLTSTSTPRGTVTVEHSTLPPVTQTVTSSSVKSSTDLPVGPTTETITETTGLSSSTPESETVRPSSREPSTELSTSTNTPRGTVTVEHSTLPPVTQTVTSSSVKSSTDLLVGTTTESVTGTTGLSSSTSEKETVRPSSVEPSTDLLTSTSTPRGTVTVEHSTLPQVTQTVTSSSAATSTDLTVGPTTETITETTGLSSSTPESETVRPSSREPSTELSTSTNTPRGTVTVEHSTLPPVTQTVTSSSFKSSTDLTVGPTTESVTGTTGLSSSTSEKETVRPSSVEPSTNLLTSTSTSAGTVTVEHSTLPPVTQTATSSSLKPATDLLVGTTTESVTETSGLSRSTPENETVRPSSLEPSTELLTSTSTPRDTVTVEHSTLPPVTQTVTSSSAATSTDLTVGPTTESVTGTTGLSSSTSEKETVRPSSVEPSTNLLTSTSTSAGTVTVEHSTLPPVTQTATSSSLKPATDLLVGTTTESVTETSGLSRSTPENETVRPSSLEPSTELLTSTSTPRDTVTVEHSTLPPVTQTVTSSSAATSTDLTVGPTTESVTGTTGLSSSTSEKETVRPSSVEPSTNLLTSTSTSAGTVTVEHSTLPSVTQTATSSSLKPATDLLVGTTTESVTETSGLSRSTPENETVRPSSLEPSTELLTSTSTPRDTVTVEHSTLPPVTQTVTSLSAATSTDLTVGPTTESVTGTTGLSSSTSEKETVRPSSVEPSTDLLTSTSTSTSTVTFEHSTFTPVTQTVTSSLETSTYLSTASNTNPLTETAEPSTHSPVTDTRSSSSINSSTAPSRSTTSESVPETTDLSTHISLTESVFTTSPESSTNLISVSTAGTISSTIESSTNVNSVKLSSTSESPMDKTVCTTLGFFPNPNDCSKFFRCVQVDDVFTRIDFVCPDETVWDQELLRCNSVSVSHSNCKNSPPDIDDEPDMSGDDNMCPIGKLSGDQIALVCPTGFRKHPKYCNIFYQCTSESNLDINIALFACPEGTIYNHNEMQCVFASTANYRMFGCKNVLLNPMANSVPILTVPSTQLCPSEGSFSYHPGCSNAYFKCKRNRKGLLQGYLYKCPVDYVFSPFSRNCEPAKYFPLCLNPTQNFQTNSYSSGLYLTHHNIFYIGKQLS, from the exons atgtGGAGGATCATCTGCCTTATAACTACTTTTTTAACGTTCGGATACGGTTTTTCTGATCCATCTGACAATACGTCTGAAGCTTTTCCACTGGAATACG AACTTGAAATACAAGATAGTTACACCTTCCATTTGTTCAAATGCGAGGAAGTGGGTAACTTTCCTCATCCTCTCAATTGCAAATTGTTTTATGAGTGTAGTTTATACAAGCATGGACGTTACCGTCGTTTCCTTCGTAAATGCAAGATAGGATTTGTCTTTTCGACAAATTTAGGCAAATGTACTTATCCTCAAGAAAGTGGGAGACCAGAATGCAGTGGTAAAGGAATCTTAACGACACCATCACGGCCTACAA AACATCCTTCATCTAAAATAACTAAAGTGCCCACGCATCGAACTACTACACGCAAAAATAAAACGCATTTAAAAACTACTATCTTACCGACTTTGCCACCGAAAATAGAGTGCCTTGCGGAAGGTTTCATGGCACATCCTACGGATTGTGCGAAatattacgtatgtatttcgCGAATCAATAATACATTTCAAGTCTTTGAAATGAAATGTAAACTTGGGACAATATGGgatcgagaaaaggaaatttgCAGCCATCGTTGGAAAGTACGAAACCCTCGTTGTGGCCCATATATTACAG ATGAACCAACTACTAGAAGTACTGAGGATGTTACCAAGGCTACACAGCATTCTACACATAAGCTAATAACTGAAATTCTTACGTCTACATCGATTCAACAAACAACAG GTTTAACTACTGGAACTGTTACTCAAACATCAGCGCATTCTGTAAGTACAGAAGCTACTGTAACAATTCCACCTTCATCGACTGATGCAAGAACTGATAAAAGTACTGAACCTGTTACTCAGACCACAGAATTAACACCTAAATCAATGACTGAGACAATTACACATTCATCAGTTAAACCATCGACAATCCTACCAACCAGTCCGAGTACTAAAGTCATTACAGAAACTAGATCGCCTTCATCGGCTGAATCCTCCACAGACCTATTAGTTGGGACAAGTACTGAATCTCTAACAGAGACTGCAGATGTGTCAACAAGTACACCAGTAACTCAAAAAGGTTCTTCATCGTCAGAGAAATCATCGACAGATCGAGCGTCTAGCACAAAAATTGATCCTTCATCGGTAGAACCATCGACAAAATCATTGACAAGTACAAGTACTCCAGTTGGCACGCTAACGGCAAAGTCTTCTACACTTACAACAGTAACAGAAGCTGTAACGTCTTCATCCATTAAGCCAGCAACAGATCTACTAGTTGGAACAAGTACTGAAAGTGTTACCGGAACTTCTGGGCTTTCAACGAGTACACAAGAAAATGAGACAGTTCGTCCATCTTCGGTTGAGCCATCCACAGATCTTTTGACGAGTACAAGTACTCCAGCAGGCACTGTAACAGTTGAGCATTCTACACTTCCACCAGTAACACAAACAGTAACGTCTTCATCCGATAAATCGTCTACAGATCTACTAGTTGGAACAACTACTGAAAGTGTTAGCAAAACTTCCGGACTTTCGACGAGTACATCAGAAAATGAGACAGTTCGACCTTCTTCAATTGAGCCATCTACAGACCTATTGACAAGTACAAATGTACCACCTAGTACCGTTACGGCAGAGCATACTACAAGGACatcggaaaaagaaacaacagaaCATACAACTGTTGACCCATCCACTAAAATAATAGTTGTTACAAGTACCATTATTGTCACTGAAAATCCACAGCATCCGACGAATACAACAGAGAATGAGACAGTTTCTCCTTCGTCGGTTGAGCCATCCACTGATCTTTTGACGAGTACCAGTACTCCAAGAGGCTCTGTAACAGTTGAACATTCTACACTTCCACCAGTAACACAAACAGTAACGTCCTCATCCGTTAAATCGTCTACAGACCTACCAGTTGGACCAACTACTGAAACCATTACTGAAACTACTGGACTTTCGTCGAGTACACCAGAAAGTGAGACCGTTCGACCTTCTTCACGTGAGCCATCCACCGAACTCTCGACGAGTACCAATACTCCAAGAGGCACTGTAACAGTTGAGCATTCTACACTTCCACCAGTAACACAAACAGTAACATCTTCATCGGCTGCAACAAGTACAGACCTAACAGTTGGACCAACTACTGAAACCATTACTAAAACTACTGGACTTTCGTCGAGTACACCAGAAAGTGAGACCGTTCGACCTTCTTCACGTGAGCCATCCACCGAACTCTCGACGAGTACCAATACTCCAAGAG GCACTGTAACAGTTGAACATTCTACACTTCCACAAGTAACACAAACAGCAACGTCTTCATCCGTTAAATCGTCTACAGACTTACTAGTTGGAACAACTACTGAAAGTGTCACCGGAACTACTGGGCTTTCGTCAAGTacatcagaaaaagaaactgttCGTTCTTCTTCGGTTGAGCCATCCACTGATCTTTTAACGAGTACCAGTACTCCAAGAGGCTCTGTAACAGTTGAACATTCTACACTTCCACCAGTAACACAAACAGTAACGTCCTCATCCGTTAAATCGTCTACAGACCTACCAGTTGGACCAACTACTGAAACCATTACTGAAACTACTGGACTTTCGTCGAGTACTCCAGAAAGTGAGACCGTTCGACCTTCTTCACGTGAGCCATCCACCGAACTCTCGACGAGTACCAATACTCCAAGAGGCACTGTAACAGTTGAGCATTCTACACTTCCACCAGTAACACAAACAGTAACATCTTCATCCGTTAAATCGTCTACAGACTTACTAGTTGGAACAACTACTGAAAGTGTTACCGGAACTACTGGGCTTTCATCAAGTacatcagaaaaagaaactgttCGTCCTTCTTCGGTTGAGCCATCCACTGATCTTTTGACGAGTACAAGTACTCCAAGAGGCACTGTAACAGTTGAACATTCTACACTTCCACCAGTAACACAAACAGTAACGTCCTCATCCGTTAAATCGTCTACAGACCTACCAGTTGGACCAACTACTGAAACCATTACTGAAACTACTGGACTTTCGTCGAGTACTCCAGAAAGTGAGACCGTTCGACCTTCTTCACGTGAGCCATCCACCGAACTCTCGACGAGTACCAATACTCCAAGAGGCACTGTAACAGTTGAGCATTCTACACTTCCACCAGTAACACAAACAGTAACATCTTCATCCGTTAAATCGTCTACAGACTTACTAGTTGGAACAACTACTGAAAGTGTTACCGGAACTACTGGGCTTTCATCAAGTacatcagaaaaagaaactgttCGTCCTTCTTCGGTTGAGCCATCCACTGATCTTTTGACGAGTACAAGTACTCCAAGAGGCACTGTAACAGTTGAACATTCTACACTTCCACAAGTAACACAAACAGTAACATCTTCATCGGCTGCAACAAGTACAGACCTAACAGTTGGACCAACTACTGAAACCATTACTGAAACTACTGGACTTTCGTCGAGTACACCAGAAAGTGAGACCGTTCGACCTTCTTCACGTGAGCCATCCACCGAACTCTCGACGAGTACCAATACTCCAAGAGGCACTGTAACAGTTGAGCATTCTACACTTCCACCAGTAACACAAACAGTAACATCTTC TTCCTTTAAATCGTCTACAGAC CTAACAGTTGGACCAACTACTGAAAGTGTTACCGGAACTACTGGGCTTTCGTCAAGTacatcagaaaaagaaactgttCGTCCTTCTTCGGTTGAGCCATCCACCAATCTATTGACTAGTACAAGTACTTCTGCAGGCACTGTAACAGTTGAACATTCTACACTTCCCCCAGTAACACAAACAGCAACGTCTTCATCCTTGAAACCGGCTACAGATCTACTAGTTGGAACAACTACTGAAAGTGTTACTGAGACTTCTGGTCTTTCAAGGAGTACACCAGAAAATGAGACCGTTCGACCTTCTTCTCTTGAGCCATCCACCGAACTCTTGACGAGTACCAGTACTCCAAGAGACACTGTAACAGTTGAGCATTCTACACTTCCACCAGTAACACAAACAGTAACGTCTTCATCGGCTGCAACAAGTACAGACCTAACAGTTGGACCAACTACTGAAAGTGTTACCGGAACTACTGGGCTTTCGTCAAGTacatcagaaaaagaaactgttCGTCCTTCTTCGGTTGAGCCATCCACCAATCTATTGACTAGTACAAGTACTTCTGCAGGCACTGTAACAGTTGAACATTCTACACTTCCCCCAGTAACACAAACAGCAACGTCTTCATCCTTGAAACCGGCTACAGATCTACTAGTTGGAACAACTACTGAAAGTGTTACTGAGACTTCTGGTCTTTCAAGGAGTACACCAGAAAATGAGACCGTTCGACCTTCTTCTCTTGAGCCATCCACCGAACTCTTGACGAGTACCAGTACTCCAAGAGACACTGTAACAGTTGAGCATTCTACACTTCCACCAGTAACACAAACAGTAACGTCTTCATCGGCTGCAACAAGTACAGACCTAACAGTTGGACCAACTACTGAAAGTGTTACCGGAACTACTGGGCTTTCGTCAAGTacatcagaaaaagaaactgttCGTCCTTCTTCGGTTGAGCCATCCACCAATCTATTGACTAGTACAAGTACTTCTGCAGGCACTGTAACAGTTGAACATTCTACACTTCCCTCAGTAACACAAACAGCAACGTCTTCATCCTTGAAACCGGCTACAGATCTACTAGTTGGAACAACTACTGAAAGTGTTACTGAGACTTCTGGTCTTTCAAGGAGTACACCAGAAAATGAGACCGTTCGACCTTCTTCTCTTGAGCCATCCACCGAACTCTTGACGAGTACCAGTACTCCAAGAGACACTGTAACAGTTGAGCATTCTACACTTCCACCAGTAACACAAACAGTAACGTCTTTATCGGCTGCAACAAGTACAGAC CTAACAGTTGGACCAACTACTGAAAGTGTTACCGGAACTACTGGGCTTTCGTCAAGTacatcagaaaaagaaactgttCGTCCTTCTTCGGTTGAGCCATCCACCGATCTATTGACTAGTACAAGTACTTCTACAAGCACTGTAACATTTGAACATTCTACATTTACACCAGTAACACAAACTGTAACGTCTTCGTTAGAAACATCGACATATCTATCAACAGCTTCTAATACAAACCCTCTTACTGAAACTGCTGAGCCGTCAACACATTCACCAGTAACTGATACTCGTTCGTCTTCCTCCATTAATTCATCTACGGCTCCTTCTAGAAGTACTACTTCTGAGAGTGTTCCCGAAACGACAGATCTTTCTACACATATATCTTTAACCGAATCTGTCTTTACTACATCTCCTGAATCTTCAACAAACTTAATATCTGTTTCAACTGCTGGAACCATATCTTCTACTATAGAATCTTCAACTAATGTTAACTCCGTGAAACTGTCGTCTACTTCAGAATCTCCTATGGATAAAACAGTATGCACAACCCTTGGTTTCTTCCCGAATCCCAATGATTGCTCTAAGTTCTTCAGATGTGTCCAAGTTGACGATGTATTTACTAGAATCGATTTCGTTTGTCCCGATGAAACTGTTTGGGATCAAGAATTGTTACGTTGCAATTCTGTGTCTGTATCACATTCTAATTGTAAGAATAGTCCACCAGATATAGATGATGAACCTGATATGTCAGGGGACGATAACATGTGTCCTATTGGAAAATTATCTGGTGATCAAATAGCACTTGTTTGTCCTACAGGATTTCGAAAACATcctaaatattgtaatattttctacCAGTGCACATCTGAGAGTAATTTGGATATTAATATTGCCTTGTTTGCATGTCCCGAAGGTACGATTTACAATCATAATGAAATGCAATGTGTTTTCGCAAGTACGGCTAATTACCGTATGTTTGGCTGTAAGAATGTTCTTTTGAATCCAATGGCTAACTCAGTTCCTATC ttgACCGTTCCATCTACACAGCTTTGTCCATCCGAAGGCTCGTTCTCATATCATCCAGGTTGTTCAAATGCATACTTCAAATGCAAACGCAATCGAAAAGGCTTACTACAAGGCTATCTCTATAAATGTCCTGTTGATTACGTGTTCTCTCCGTTTTCAAGAAATTGCGAACCAGCAAAATATTTTCCACTTTGTTTAAATCCTACTCagaattttcaaacgaattcaTACTCTAGTGGTTTATATTTGACCCATCATAACATCTTTTATATTGGAAAACAATTatcttag